In [Clostridium] cellulosi, one genomic interval encodes:
- a CDS encoding 50S ribosomal protein L21 (High confidence in function and specificity), whose amino-acid sequence MYAIIETGGKQYRVQEGDTVFIEKLGLDEGESVSFDKVVAVGKDDGFVAGTPYVDGAKVTAKILKNGKGKKVIVFKYKAKKNYRRKKGHRQPYTKVQIEKIEA is encoded by the coding sequence ATGTATGCAATAATCGAAACAGGCGGTAAGCAGTACCGTGTGCAGGAGGGCGACACAGTTTTTATTGAAAAACTCGGCCTTGATGAGGGCGAATCAGTATCTTTCGATAAAGTTGTCGCCGTAGGCAAGGATGATGGTTTTGTTGCCGGAACGCCTTATGTTGATGGCGCGAAAGTAACAGCAAAGATCCTCAAGAACGGTAAAGGCAAAAAGGTCATTGTTTTCAAATACAAGGCCAAGAAGAATTACCGCAGGAAAAAAGGACATAGGCAGCCATACACTAAGGTCCAGATTGAAAAAATTGAGGCTTAA
- the eno gene encoding Enolase (High confidence in function and specificity), whose protein sequence is MSFKLPIKDIHGREILDSRGNPTVEAEVTIENGVCACAAVPSGASTGAFEAHELRDGDPKRYMGRGVTKAVGNINGELRNTLIGMDALAQAELDRRMVVLDGTPNKSRLGANAILAISLANAKAAAKALNIPLYRHLGGQRANTLPVPMMNILNGGAHAKNNIDIQEFMIMPVGAESFSQGLQWCAEVYHNLGKVLASKGLASGIGDEGGYAPNLGSDREALDAIVEAITKSGYSLGTQFLIAIDAASSEWKQDDGSYLLPKMNKRMSVQDLMGYWQELVGAYPIVSIEDGFAEEDWDSWTMLTNALGSDIQLVGDDLFVTNAKRLQKGILLGAANSILIKVNQIGTLTETFEAIAKAQRSGYTTIISHRSGETEDTTIADIAVAVNAGQIKTGAPARSERVAKYNRLLRIEEELRGAAEYPGLGAFYNLQ, encoded by the coding sequence AGAAGCGGAGGTAACGATTGAAAACGGCGTTTGTGCTTGTGCCGCGGTGCCGTCGGGAGCCTCTACAGGTGCTTTTGAAGCACATGAGCTGCGGGACGGCGACCCGAAACGCTACATGGGGCGCGGTGTAACAAAGGCAGTCGGCAATATTAACGGCGAACTTAGGAATACACTGATAGGCATGGACGCGTTGGCACAGGCGGAGCTTGACAGGCGTATGGTTGTGCTTGACGGGACACCGAATAAGTCAAGACTTGGCGCAAACGCCATTCTCGCTATATCCCTTGCCAATGCGAAAGCGGCGGCAAAAGCGCTGAACATACCTCTTTACCGCCACTTAGGCGGGCAAAGAGCCAACACGCTCCCGGTTCCTATGATGAATATATTAAACGGCGGCGCGCACGCCAAAAATAACATCGACATTCAAGAATTTATGATAATGCCTGTCGGTGCGGAAAGTTTCTCACAAGGCTTGCAGTGGTGCGCTGAAGTTTATCATAACCTCGGCAAGGTGCTTGCCTCAAAGGGTTTGGCGTCCGGCATAGGCGACGAGGGCGGATATGCGCCGAACTTAGGCAGCGACAGGGAAGCTCTCGACGCCATTGTGGAAGCGATAACAAAATCCGGTTATTCACTGGGCACGCAATTTTTAATTGCGATTGACGCGGCGTCCTCAGAATGGAAACAGGATGACGGCAGTTATCTGCTACCTAAGATGAATAAGCGCATGAGCGTTCAAGACCTGATGGGGTATTGGCAGGAACTTGTCGGTGCTTATCCGATTGTATCTATCGAGGACGGCTTTGCGGAAGAGGATTGGGACTCGTGGACAATGCTGACTAATGCACTCGGGTCCGATATCCAGCTCGTCGGCGACGACCTGTTTGTAACCAATGCAAAGAGGCTTCAGAAGGGCATACTGCTGGGGGCAGCCAATTCAATTCTCATTAAGGTAAACCAGATTGGCACGCTCACTGAAACATTTGAGGCTATTGCAAAGGCACAACGCAGCGGCTACACAACAATAATATCCCACCGTTCCGGCGAAACAGAGGATACCACGATAGCGGACATTGCTGTTGCGGTCAATGCCGGCCAGATAAAGACAGGCGCTCCTGCGAGAAGTGAACGTGTCGCAAAGTATAACCGGCTCCTTCGCATTGAGGAGGAACTGCGGGGAGCAGCAGAGTACCCCGGACTTGGCGCCTTCTATAATCTTCAATAA